Within the Magnetospirillum sp. ME-1 genome, the region CTCCACCGCGATGCCCGAACCGTCGAGAAAGGCGGTGTTGGTCTTCACCCCGGTGCCGACGATGACCAGATCGGCCTCGGCGGTGCGCCCTGAATCCAGCGTCACGCGCAGTCCCGGTCCGGCCTGTTCGATGGCGGTGGGCCGCCCGGCGGTCAGCACCTCGACGCCCTTGGCCCGGCACCAGCGCATGATCATGCCGCCGGCGGTCTCGTCCATCATGGAGCGCACCATGCGCCCCGACGCGCCGCAGCTTACCGTGACCCTGGCGCCCCTCTGCACCAGGGATTGCAGGATGATGCACGACACGAAGCCCGCGCCCAGCAGCAGCACCCGGCAGCCGGGTTTCAGGTGCGGGTCCATGCGGCGCAGATCCTCCAGCGTCCAGCAGGACTGGACGCCGGGCAGCTCCAGGCCGGGAATGCGCGGCCGGGCCGGCGACGAGCCGGTGGCGATCAGAAGGGCGTCATAGGCCAGTTCGCCCCCGCCGGCCAGACGCACCCGCCGCGAGGCGGGGTCGACTCCCGTCACCCGGTCATGCAGGGCGGTGATGTCCAGCGCCTGGTAATGGTCCGGCTCCTTGCGCAGCCAGGTGCCGGCCTCGTCGATCTTGCCGGCCATGGCGTAGGGAATGGCCATGCGGGCATAGGGCGGGCCGGGCTCGCCGCAGACCAGGGTGATGGAGCCTTGGGAATCCTGATGACGCAGGGTCTCGGCGGCGATCACTCCGGCCGGGCCGCCCCCGACGACGACGTAGCGACGTGCCATGGCGGTTCCCCCCTCTGGTTCAACGATGCAGGGTCTGGACGAATCCGGTCATGAAGCGGGCGGGATCGGCCAGCAGTTTCTCCTTCATGGCGCCCAGGCGGCGCTTGCTTTGGATCAGGCCGCGCAGCGCTCCCACATGGTCGGTGGTGCCCACCGCCTGGGCGCCGATCACCACGTCGCCGGCCCCGTCGAATTCCAGGCGGAGATAGCGGAAGCCCGCCTCGTCCACCAGCCGGGCGCAATCGCCGCCATTGCCCTGCCACGCCCCGAATGAACAGGTGATCAGGCCCAGGGTGTCCAGCACGTTCATGTTGAGCGAGCCGTGATAGGCCTGGTCGTTGCCGGTCATGTTGTGGGCGGCGACGCGGCCATGGGCGGCGGCCGTGATCTGGATGGCGTGGACATGGGCCTCGCCCGAGATGAAGTCGCGCCCCTGGGCCACGTCGCCCGCCGCATAGATTTCGGCCAAGCTGGTGCGCATGTGGTCGTTGACCAGGATGCCGTGATCGAGATCGATGCCGGAACCGGCCAGAATTTCGGTGTTGGAGCGCACGCCCGCCGAGACCACCACCAGATGGGCCGGCAGGCTGGACCCGTCCGACAGCTCCACCACCAGGGAATCGCGGGCCTCGGCGGCGGGGCTGGCGGCCTTGGCGATGCGGCGGATGGCGGTGCCGGTCAGGACGCGCACGCCCTTGGCCTCGCACCAGCGCTTGAGCATTCCTCCCGCCACCTCGTCCATCATGCGCGGCACCATGCGGTCGCCCATTTCCACCACGGTCAGGCTGACCTGACGCAGGGCCAGGGCTTCCAGCACGATGGTGCCGACGAAGCCGGCCCCCAGCAGCACCACATGCGAGCCGGGAACGGCCAGGGCGGCGATGCGCCTTGCGTCGGCCAGGGTCCAGCAGGTGTGGATGCCGGGCAGGTCCAGGCCCTCGATGGCGGGCCGCAGCGGCCGGGCGCCCAGCGCCAGCAGCAGGCGGTCATAGGCCAGGGTCTCGCCGCCATCCAGGGCGATGCGCCTGGCCTTTGGGTCCAGGCCGGTCATCCGCCGTCCGGGCATCAGGGTGATGCCGAGGCGTTCATAATGGTTGGGACCCTTGCGCAGGTAAGTCCCTTCCTCGCCGACCTTGCCGGTCAGCAGATAGGGGATGGCCATGCGGGAATAGGGCGGCTCGGGCTCGTCGCCCACCAGGGTGATGGCCGCCCCAGGGTCCAGTTCGCGGATGGTTTCGGCCGCCGTGACCCCCGCGGGGCCGGCTCCGACGATGACGTGATGCATGGCCATTTCCCAAATAAGGAGCGGTTGTTGGTGTTACCCCACCCCCAACCCCTCCCCATCAAGGGGAGGGGAGGAAAAAGGGGGCCTCCCCATCAAGGGGAGGTTTTAGCCCCTCCCCCTCGTGGGGAGGGGGGGTGGGGGCAGGATCAAGCCAGATGCAGGCGCTTCAGGGTTTCGGCGGTGGGCACGCCGTCCGGCGTCCAGCCGCGCAGCTGGTAGTATTCGGGCAGCATCTTGTCGAGCCCGGAGGCCAGCCCCTTGGCCGGGCCGGTCTTGGCCGCGTCCTTCAAAAGGCGCTTGGGCAGGGTGTCGTCGGCGGCCGTCATGCCGGCCGCCAGATTGAACTGGCGTTCCAGCGTCCAGATGCGCTCGCCCACCTCCAGCAGGACTTCGGGCGTCCAGCTTCCTTCGCAGGCGGCGTCCAGCTGGGGGGCCAGATTCTCCAGGCTCCAGGCGAAGGTGGTGAAGATGCAGATGCCCGACGCGTCGAAGGCCGCGGTGGCGTCCTGGAACGCCTTGACCAGGCCCGCCTTGCCCTCGGTGGCCAGGGGATCGGTCTTGAAGGGAATGCCCAGCACTTCCGACGCCACGGTATAGGAGCGCAGGTGACAGGCGCCGCGATTGGAGGTGGCGTAGGTCAGCCCCATGCCCTGGATGCCGCGCGGATCATAGGCGGGGAATTCCTGGCCCTTGACCGTCATGGACAGGTCGGGCTGTCCGTATTTGGCGGTCAGCCGCCTGGAGCCCTGGCCCAGTTCCAGGCCGAAGCCCTCGCCCTTGCCGGTCAGCTCGGCCGCCTTGACCAGGGCCTCGGCCGAGCCGAATTTCAGGTCGATGCCGCCGGTCTGCTCCTTGGTCAGCACGCCCATCTCGTACAGTTCCATGGCCGCCGCCAGGGTCGAGCCGAAGGAAATGGGGTCGATGCCGTGCTCGTTGCACATGAAGTTGGCGAAGGTGCAGGCCTCGATGTCGTCCACGCCGCAGGCCGAGCCCAGCGCCCAGGCCGCCTCGTATTCCAGGCCGCCCGAGGGCTCCTTGTACTGGGGCCGCGACGCGATGGAGAAGTGGCCGGGATCCATGCGCGAGATGCGGCCGCAGGCGATGGTGCAGCCGAAGCAGGCGCCGTTGGTGGCCAGGTTGGTCTTGCCATCGGAAAGCCGCGGCTCGTGCATGGCCTCGGCCGAGATCTTGTGGGCGCCCTCGAACTGCACGTCGCGGGAATTGCGGGTCGGCATGGCGCCGATCTCGTTGATGACGTTCATCAGCACCTGGGTGCCGTATTTGGGCAGGCCCTGGCCGGTGACGGCGTTGTCGGCCAGCACCTTCTTCTGCTCGGTGGCGGCCTTGATGAAGCGGTCGGGGTCCTTGACGGTGACGCCCCTGGTGCCGCGCACCGCGACGGCCTTCAGGTGCTTGGAGCCCATCACCGCGCCGACGCCCGAGCGCCCGGCGGCGCGGTGCAGGTCGTTGACGATGCAGGCGTAGAGCACGCCCTTCTCGCCGGCGGCGCCGATGGAGGCGACGCGCAGCATGGGGTCCTGGTGCCGGGCCTTCAGGCCGTTCTCGGTCTCCCACACCGTCTTGCCCCAGAAGTCCGAGGCGTCGCGGATCTCCACGGTCTCGTTCTCGACCGAGAGGTAGACGGGCTTGGGCGAGCGGCCCTCGACGATGATCATGTCCCAGCCGGCGTTCTTCAGCTCGTTGCCGAAGAAGCCGCCGGAATTGGAGCAGGCGATGCAGCCCGTCAGCGGCCCCTTGGTCACCACGGAATAGCGCCCGCCGGTGGAGGCGGCGGTCCCCGTCAGCGGCCCGGTGGTGAAGATCAGCTTGTTGGCGGGCGACAGGGGATCGACCTTGGGATCGACCTCCTCGGTGAAGTACTTGGTGGCCAGTCCGCGCTGGCCCAGGTACTGCCGCGTCCACTCGCGGTTCAGCTCCTCGGCCTTGACGGTGCCCTTGGAAAGATCGACGCGGAGAAACTTGCCGGTCCAGCTCATGTCTCGTTCCTCCCCGGTCAGGCGTGGGCGTGCGACTGGGTGTCGGTCTTCACCGCCCAGGCGCGCATCTTGTCATAGCCGGTCTGCTCGGCATCCACATAGGTGATGGCCCCGGTGGGACAGGCCTTGGCGCAGGCGGGATCGCCGCCGCACAGATCGCACTTGGCCACCTTGCCGCTGTCGGCCACGTAGTTGATGGTGCCGAAGGGGCAGGCGATGGTGCAGACCTTGCAGCCCACGCAGGTGTTGTCGTTGACCACCTTGGCCTTGGTGGCGGCATCGATTTTGATGGCGTCCACCGGACAGGCCTGCAGGCACCAGGCCTGGGCGCATTGGGTGCAGGTATAGGGGACGAAGCGCGCCTCGGAATGGATGTCGAAGACGCGGATGCGCGACCTGGACGGGTTGAAGCTTCGTTCCTTCTCGAACGAGCAGGCCATTTCGCACTGGCGGCAGCCGGTGCATTTGGCCGGTTGAATGAGCAGCGACTTCTCCATCCGACGTCTCCCCTTCCGCAAGGGCGCCCGGGCATGGGCGCGCGGCGAAACCGGTCAGGGGAATCCGGCCGCGCGCGGCGGCCTGCGGCCCTTCGAGCCTTCCCCTGCCGATCCCAGACTTTTCAACCCCCGATACTCTAGCACGGGGGGAGTCCGGAGGGTATTGGAGAAAGGGATGATGCGGCTTTGCGCGCTTTTGCGGGCGGTGCTCGTAAAAATAACGTAAATATGCAAAATCTAGCGGAGCGTGTAAAATGCCGTGCCTGAAACGCAACCGGCCCGCCGCCTTCTCAGGCGACGGGCCGGCCGGTGCGGGTTTGCGCGGGGTCAGGCGGCGATTCGGGTCAGGGTTCCCTCGAGCCGGTCCTGGGTGGCGGCGTCCATGGCGAACTGGAAGCGGGTGGCGTTGTTTTCCGCTCCCACGATCCGGGCCTTCACCGGGACGTTGTCGATGGTGATCTCCACCTGGCTGCCGATGGGCTGGGGCAGCATCGTGTCGATGCGGCAGCCGTTCTGGGAGACGTCCACCATGGTGACGGTGGCGCGCGGCGTGGCGCCGACCTGCACCTGGATGGAGGTGCGACACGAGCGGCGCAGGGCGTGGCGGCGGTCGCCGGCGGTCTTGATGGCGGTAAGGAAATCCCGCACCTCCGAGGCCAGCTGATCGGACTGGCGTGACAATTCGTCGGCGCTGCCCAGCAACTGATGGGCAGCGCCGCCGGTGGTGGCGGCGCCCTCGTTGACCAGGGTGATGGAGGAGGTGACCTCGCGGGTGCCGCTGGAGGCCTGCTGGACGTTGCGGGCGATCTCGCCGGTGGCGGCGGTCTGCTCCTCCACCGCCGCGGCGATGGCCGAGGCGCTTTCGGTGATGCTGGAGATGGTGTGGCCGATGCCGCCGATGGCGGACACCGCGTCACGGGTCACCGCCTGCACCGAATTGATCTGGGCGACGATGTCGTCGGTGGCCTTGGCGGTCTGGTTGGCGAGGTTCTTCACCTCGTTGGCCACCACGGCGAAGCCCTTGCCGGCATCGCCGGCGCGCGCCGCCTCGATGGTGGCGTTGAGCGCCAGCAGGTTGGTCTGGGACGCGATGTCGTTGATCAGGGTCACCACCTCGCCGATGCGCGAGGTGGCCTGCGACAGCGACAGCACGATGCCGTTGACCCGCTCGGCCTCCTCGGCGGCGCGGCGCGAGATCTCGCTGGAATTGGCCACCTGGCGGGCGATCTCCTGCTCGGAAGCGGCCAGCTCCTCGGCGGCGGCGGCCACCGTCTCGACGTTGACCGAGGCCTGCTCGGCGGCGGCGGCCACCACGGTGGACTGACGCGAGGTGTCCTCGGCCACCGTGGTCATGGACTGGGCGGAATCGCGCAGCTGGTGGGCGGTGGCGGTGACGCCCTGCAGCACGGCGAAGACGCTGGTGTTGAAGTCGGCGGTCAGGCGCTCGATGGCCTCCTGGCGGCGGTTGCGGGCGGTCTGTTCGGCGGCCTGGGCGGCCTCCAGGCGCTGGCGGGCCAGGCCGTTCTCCTTGAAGATTTCCAGCGCCCGGATCATCTCGCCGATCTCGTCCTGGCGGCTGGTGTGGCGGATGTCCACCGCCAGATTGCCGTCGGCCAGCTCGCGCATGGCGGAAATGCTGCGCTTGAGCGGCAGGGCCAGGTTGCGCCGGGCGATGATCCAGCTGACCATGATGGTCAGCAGCCCCACCAGGACGGTGGCGGCCACCATGGAGACCAGGGTGCGGTTGGCGGCGGTCAGGAATTCGGCCTTCTTGATGCCCACATAGAGCACGCCGATGACGTTGCCGCCGGAATCGAGGATGGGGTCGTAGGCGGTCATGTAGGGCTCGCCCAGGATTTCCACCTCGCCGCGGAAGGGAGTCTTCTTGTTGAACACCGAATCATAGGCGGCGGTCTTGGCCAACTGAGTACCGATCGCGCGGGTTCCATCGGCCTTGATGACGTTGGTGGTGACGCGGGTGTCGCCCATGAACACCGTGGCGGTGCCGCCAACCAGCGTCTTGACCTTGTCGACCACCTCGAAATTGCCGTTGAGCACGTGCTCGCCCGCCAGGATCTTGCCGTCGGCGATGGAGAAGGTGGCGCCCTTGGCCTTCAGCGCGTCCCAGGCCACCTTCATGTTGGTGTCCACCCGCTCGCGCGCCGCGTCGACGGCGCTGGCGTGCAGCAGTGTCCGGCTCAGCAGGGTGACGCTTATTCCCAGAAGCAGGACCCCCGATACGGCCAGGGCCATGATGCGGGGAACGATCCCCAAGGTGGCGATGCGACGGCGAAGCGAAGCGAGCATGGCGAATCACTCATGATTTTATACGTAACTACACCTATGTATACGACATGCTGCGCTGCGGGACTATCCTGTAAATTGTCAGGTTGCGTCGCGAAATGTTGTATTGACGCATATAAGGGCTTGTGCGTGTGCACAAGCCCTTATGTGTCGCGTCGGGCGCTATGACGCCGCTTCGGGCTTGGCGTCGCTGAGGCTGTGGGCGGGGTGCTCGGGGCCGTTCGAGGGCATGACGCTGATCAGCGAGGCCACCAGCGCCGCCAGGAACGGCATGGCCTGCACCACCAGGGTCAGCGACCAGATGCGCACGTCGGGGTCGGTGAAGTTGTTCCTGGGGATCAAGACGGCGATGGCGGCGACGTAATGCAGCAGGGCCAGGATCGCTTCCGACGACGCCATCAGGAAGCCCTGGGTGAAGGCCGCCTTGTTGGCCATCTTGGGCGTACGCATGAAGGGCGTGGACTTGGTGAAGATGCCCTGCCACATGGCCCAGGCGATGGAATAGGTGAGGCCCATGCCGGCGATGGCCGCCAGGCCCCGACGCTTGAAGCCGCAATCCACCCGGTTCGAGTAGAGGAAGAAGTGGTGGAAGATCTTCGCCACGAATACGCCCACGGTGGGCAGGGTGAAGAAGGGCAGGGGGGTGCTGAAATAGCGGGGCGACAGGATCATGCCCAGCGACCAGGCCAGCGACGCCACGCAGAAGAGCAGGTAGAAGGCGTCGGCGAACCACGGCAGCCAGCCGGCCACGAAGTGGTACTTCTGTCCCGTGGTCAGGCCGGTGTCCTTGAAGGGAATCAGCGAGCGCCAGTGGGCCTTGAGGATCTGCACCGCGCCATAGGCCCAGCGGAAGCGCTGCTTCTTGTAGGCCATGAAGGAATCCGGCACCAGCCCATGGCCCAGGCGGTCCTGGACGTAGACCGAGGAATAGCCCGCCTTCATCATGCGCAGGCCCAGCTCGGCGTCCTCGACGATGCACCACTCGCCCCAGCGCCCGGCATCCTCCAGCGTCTTCTTGCGCACCAGGGTCATGGTGCCGTGCTGGATGATGGCGTCGGCCTCGTTCCGGAACACCATGCCGATGTCGAAGAAGCCGGCATATTCCCAGTTGATCATCTCCTTGAACAGGTCGTGTTCCCATTCGCGGTGATCCTGGGGCGCCTGGACGTGGCCGACCTTGGGGTCCTCGAAATAGGGGACCAGACCGCGCAGCCAGTTCTTGTCGACGATGTAGTCGGAATCCACCACGCCGATGATCTCGGCCTCGGGGTCGGTGACGGTGAGGCCGAAGTTCAGGGCGCCCGCCTTGGCGCCGGGCCAAGGCGCCAGATGGTAGAACTTCACTTTCTCGCCCAGGGACTTGCAGTACTCCTCGACGGGGCGCCAGACCTCCTCCTTCTTGGTGTTGTTGTCCAACACGATGATTTCGAAGTTGGGGTAGTCCAGCGCCATCAGGCTGTCGATGGTCAGCTTCACCATGGCCGGCGGCTCGTTGTAGCACGGCAGGTGGATGGAGACCTTGGGGAAGCGCTTGATGTGATCGGGCGGCAGCGCGGTGAAGCGGCGCTTGAACTTGCTGGCCCAGGTGAGCTCGGTCACCTCGATGCCGGCGATCAGCACCACGATCAGCAGCAACAGCTGGGCCGGCAGCATCAGTCCCAGCATCAGCCCGGTGCCGGGCGACACGTCGCGGATCACGGGCGTCGACATGGTCCAGATCAGAAGGGTGGAGGCGAACTGCACCAAGAGGGCGAAGAAGATCTTGCCGGGCAGGCGCAGCGTCTTCCACTTGCCCAGGAACCAGACGACGGGCAGCAGGGCGATCAGGGTGGCGGTGATGGCCTGGACCGGCCATTCCTCGAACTCCAGCACCGGATTGATCCAGCTGAACTTGGGCTTACGTTCGACGGTGTAGATGCCCCAGTGCTTTTCCGACGCGGTGTTGTCCAGGTTCACCTTCCAGGGCTGGTCGAAGGCCTCGACGATGTTGTAGTCGAGCTTCTCCTCGTGCGCCCAGTTGACGAAGTTCCTGAGGAACATGGCCTGGTTGATCAGCGACGGTTCCGAGACGCCGTAATTGCGCCCCGCCGACGGCCAGCCGACTTCGCCGATGAAGATGGGCTTGTCGGGATACTGGGCCTTGACGTCCCTGACCATGCGCTTGGTGAAGTCCAGCGCGTTCTCGATGTGGACGCCGCCGGGTTCCCAGAAGGGCAGGGTGTGGATGGTGATGAAATCCACCTCGCGGGCCAGTTCGGGATAATCCAGCCAGATGGCCCAGGCCTCGGCGGTGCTGATCTTCACCCTGTCGGGCAGCAGGGCGCGGGCGCGGCGCAGGTAGCGGATCATCTGGTCCGGTGACAGCCGGTGCAGGGTCAGGTTTTCGTTGCCGATGATCACCCGGTCGACATTGGGATTGTCCCGCGCGATGCGCACGATGTTGGCCAGCTCGACCTCGTTGCGGCCCAGGCGTTCGTCCAGCCAGGCGCCGGGCAGGGCCTTCAGGCCGTACTTGGCGGCCAGCTCGGGCACCTGGTCCAGGCCTTCCAGGGTGGAGTAGGTGCGGACCTGATGGACCTTGCCGGCCAGCATGGCCAGGTCCTCGTCCATCTCGGCCCGGGTGGGCAGCAGCCACTCGTCCATGTAGGGCAGCTTGCGCACGATGGTGGGGTCGTCGTCGGCGCGTCCCGGGCTGAACGAGACGGAATTGAGGGTGCCGGACCAGGGCAGGCCGCTCTGGGGGCGATTCATCATCGCCCAGAAGCCGAGATTGCCCAGAACGATCAGGAGCAGAACCACGAAGCCGGAAAGACGCATGATGCGCGAGATACCCGTATCGAGTTGCAGGGGCGGCCTTCCGTCCGTGCCCTTGACCCCGTCCTCACGGCGCACCCCATCGCCCACGCGGGGGCGTCGATAAGGGGAGCGGGCGAGGTGGAGCGGTGGCGGCGGGTGCCGTTCGAATCCCTTGAATACTATCTGGATTATTAGCCCAGAGGTCGCCCGCTGTCCATGGGGGTGACGACCGGCAAAAGCTCAAGCGTGCAATGCGTTCCGGCCATGCCGCGCC harbors:
- a CDS encoding glycosyltransferase, with protein sequence MRREDGVKGTDGRPPLQLDTGISRIMRLSGFVVLLLIVLGNLGFWAMMNRPQSGLPWSGTLNSVSFSPGRADDDPTIVRKLPYMDEWLLPTRAEMDEDLAMLAGKVHQVRTYSTLEGLDQVPELAAKYGLKALPGAWLDERLGRNEVELANIVRIARDNPNVDRVIIGNENLTLHRLSPDQMIRYLRRARALLPDRVKISTAEAWAIWLDYPELAREVDFITIHTLPFWEPGGVHIENALDFTKRMVRDVKAQYPDKPIFIGEVGWPSAGRNYGVSEPSLINQAMFLRNFVNWAHEEKLDYNIVEAFDQPWKVNLDNTASEKHWGIYTVERKPKFSWINPVLEFEEWPVQAITATLIALLPVVWFLGKWKTLRLPGKIFFALLVQFASTLLIWTMSTPVIRDVSPGTGLMLGLMLPAQLLLLIVVLIAGIEVTELTWASKFKRRFTALPPDHIKRFPKVSIHLPCYNEPPAMVKLTIDSLMALDYPNFEIIVLDNNTKKEEVWRPVEEYCKSLGEKVKFYHLAPWPGAKAGALNFGLTVTDPEAEIIGVVDSDYIVDKNWLRGLVPYFEDPKVGHVQAPQDHREWEHDLFKEMINWEYAGFFDIGMVFRNEADAIIQHGTMTLVRKKTLEDAGRWGEWCIVEDAELGLRMMKAGYSSVYVQDRLGHGLVPDSFMAYKKQRFRWAYGAVQILKAHWRSLIPFKDTGLTTGQKYHFVAGWLPWFADAFYLLFCVASLAWSLGMILSPRYFSTPLPFFTLPTVGVFVAKIFHHFFLYSNRVDCGFKRRGLAAIAGMGLTYSIAWAMWQGIFTKSTPFMRTPKMANKAAFTQGFLMASSEAILALLHYVAAIAVLIPRNNFTDPDVRIWSLTLVVQAMPFLAALVASLISVMPSNGPEHPAHSLSDAKPEAAS
- a CDS encoding NAD(P)/FAD-dependent oxidoreductase → MHHVIVGAGPAGVTAAETIRELDPGAAITLVGDEPEPPYSRMAIPYLLTGKVGEEGTYLRKGPNHYERLGITLMPGRRMTGLDPKARRIALDGGETLAYDRLLLALGARPLRPAIEGLDLPGIHTCWTLADARRIAALAVPGSHVVLLGAGFVGTIVLEALALRQVSLTVVEMGDRMVPRMMDEVAGGMLKRWCEAKGVRVLTGTAIRRIAKAASPAAEARDSLVVELSDGSSLPAHLVVVSAGVRSNTEILAGSGIDLDHGILVNDHMRTSLAEIYAAGDVAQGRDFISGEAHVHAIQITAAAHGRVAAHNMTGNDQAYHGSLNMNVLDTLGLITCSFGAWQGNGGDCARLVDEAGFRYLRLEFDGAGDVVIGAQAVGTTDHVGALRGLIQSKRRLGAMKEKLLADPARFMTGFVQTLHR
- a CDS encoding aldehyde ferredoxin oxidoreductase family protein, with amino-acid sequence MSWTGKFLRVDLSKGTVKAEELNREWTRQYLGQRGLATKYFTEEVDPKVDPLSPANKLIFTTGPLTGTAASTGGRYSVVTKGPLTGCIACSNSGGFFGNELKNAGWDMIIVEGRSPKPVYLSVENETVEIRDASDFWGKTVWETENGLKARHQDPMLRVASIGAAGEKGVLYACIVNDLHRAAGRSGVGAVMGSKHLKAVAVRGTRGVTVKDPDRFIKAATEQKKVLADNAVTGQGLPKYGTQVLMNVINEIGAMPTRNSRDVQFEGAHKISAEAMHEPRLSDGKTNLATNGACFGCTIACGRISRMDPGHFSIASRPQYKEPSGGLEYEAAWALGSACGVDDIEACTFANFMCNEHGIDPISFGSTLAAAMELYEMGVLTKEQTGGIDLKFGSAEALVKAAELTGKGEGFGLELGQGSRRLTAKYGQPDLSMTVKGQEFPAYDPRGIQGMGLTYATSNRGACHLRSYTVASEVLGIPFKTDPLATEGKAGLVKAFQDATAAFDASGICIFTTFAWSLENLAPQLDAACEGSWTPEVLLEVGERIWTLERQFNLAAGMTAADDTLPKRLLKDAAKTGPAKGLASGLDKMLPEYYQLRGWTPDGVPTAETLKRLHLA
- a CDS encoding 4Fe-4S dicluster domain-containing protein translates to MEKSLLIQPAKCTGCRQCEMACSFEKERSFNPSRSRIRVFDIHSEARFVPYTCTQCAQAWCLQACPVDAIKIDAATKAKVVNDNTCVGCKVCTIACPFGTINYVADSGKVAKCDLCGGDPACAKACPTGAITYVDAEQTGYDKMRAWAVKTDTQSHAHA
- a CDS encoding NAD(P)/FAD-dependent oxidoreductase; the protein is MARRYVVVGGGPAGVIAAETLRHQDSQGSITLVCGEPGPPYARMAIPYAMAGKIDEAGTWLRKEPDHYQALDITALHDRVTGVDPASRRVRLAGGGELAYDALLIATGSSPARPRIPGLELPGVQSCWTLEDLRRMDPHLKPGCRVLLLGAGFVSCIILQSLVQRGARVTVSCGASGRMVRSMMDETAGGMIMRWCRAKGVEVLTAGRPTAIEQAGPGLRVTLDSGRTAEADLVIVGTGVKTNTAFLDGSGIAVEDGIVVDQHLRTNVEGIWAAGDVAQGFNCCTGLKEVHAIQPTAVEHGRIAALNMSGTPTAYPGSLAMNTLETLGLISCSFGQWSGRDGGQQARMVDEDRFRYLRLEFFADRLIGANTVGMTSEIGIIHGLIQTEVRLGAWIERLKRDPSRLAEAYVACEHGA
- a CDS encoding methyl-accepting chemotaxis protein — its product is MLASLRRRIATLGIVPRIMALAVSGVLLLGISVTLLSRTLLHASAVDAARERVDTNMKVAWDALKAKGATFSIADGKILAGEHVLNGNFEVVDKVKTLVGGTATVFMGDTRVTTNVIKADGTRAIGTQLAKTAAYDSVFNKKTPFRGEVEILGEPYMTAYDPILDSGGNVIGVLYVGIKKAEFLTAANRTLVSMVAATVLVGLLTIMVSWIIARRNLALPLKRSISAMRELADGNLAVDIRHTSRQDEIGEMIRALEIFKENGLARQRLEAAQAAEQTARNRRQEAIERLTADFNTSVFAVLQGVTATAHQLRDSAQSMTTVAEDTSRQSTVVAAAAEQASVNVETVAAAAEELAASEQEIARQVANSSEISRRAAEEAERVNGIVLSLSQATSRIGEVVTLINDIASQTNLLALNATIEAARAGDAGKGFAVVANEVKNLANQTAKATDDIVAQINSVQAVTRDAVSAIGGIGHTISSITESASAIAAAVEEQTAATGEIARNVQQASSGTREVTSSITLVNEGAATTGGAAHQLLGSADELSRQSDQLASEVRDFLTAIKTAGDRRHALRRSCRTSIQVQVGATPRATVTMVDVSQNGCRIDTMLPQPIGSQVEITIDNVPVKARIVGAENNATRFQFAMDAATQDRLEGTLTRIAA